The genomic window AGTTTTAGAGCATCCATGCAGCTCCCGTCTACTGCTGCCACCTCGGGAGGATAGGTCAAGGGCAGAGGGCAAACTGGGAATTTGGAGAGCTTTCAAGTTGCTGACTGAACCCTTCAAGTCCCTTGGTGGCTGAGTGTCCCCAGGAATCCTTGGAGCCCTGGTAGCCTGTTTTGGCACTGGGGAGCACTCAGTTGGGGGCAAGGAGTGAGGTGATACAGTCATTAGGTGCATCCAAGTGAGTGGGGTCCAGTGCCAGGGAGTCCTGGATCTGAAAAGGGCCCTGGGGAACTCTTGGGAGCCTGGTGGTGGCAAGTCATAGCCCCGGTGGGAGTTCAGCTGTCGGGGAAGCCCTAGGAACCCTCCATCTGGCCTACATTGAGTGGAGACAGTGCTGTGGCAGAAGATCGCCATTTCCTCCTTACTTGCTTCTCAGGCTTGATAGCACTGTGGTTGTTCTGCCTGCCAAGCCCCCCTTTCCATGTGAGGACTCCTAATTTTCCCCTGCTGTCACGGCCTTTCCTATGCCAGCTTCTGATGCTATGTACAACCCAGGCAAGGGATATCCCACAGCAGTTCCTTAGGATCACTGCTGGAAGGAGCTGCCACTATACCCACTCTGGCCACCATAGGAAGCCCTCACACTGGGAAAGGCACAAAGTCCAGACACTAAACATCATGGCATCTTTCCTTCTCCCAGTGTATTGGCAACACAAAGCCCTCGTGACTTTTATAGGAAACAACCGGCAAGCAGAATGGACCCCCAGCTGGCAAGAACAGGCACAGCCCAGTGACCCACAAAAACTTGCCATGCAGCCTGGGAGCCTGTGGATGCTGTGCCAGGAGAGATCCAGCTGAACCCTGCCCCTATAGCTAGGAGCCCAGTGGAGCAGAAACTGGCTGAAGCCAGCACCCTAGCTGTGTCCTGGCTTCCAGGAACTGTGCCAGCCCTCCATGCTTTCCTGCCGCCGCTGGAAGCTGGGACTAGGATGCTGGCTGCAGGTGGCACTCTGTCCTGGGTTTCCTTAGCACCGCTTTGAGAAACACATGTAAACTTGGATGATTACAAAATACCCCTGGAGGTGAGCAAGAAGACAGGCAGGTAAGGGGTGGGTGCCTTTCCTGGTGCCTCCACCCTCTGAAATGTGTGCTCAGGGAAGCCAGGTCTGCACTTCCATGCCCCAGCCACCATGCTGGCCTTGGAGGTAGTGTCGAGCATGCTCGGGGAGCCAGCAAGTGAGCCCCAGAAGCCAAGCACGCCTGTGTTTAGAGGTAGTCATGAGCCCTGCCCACCACCAGGGCCAAAAGGCAGAAAGAGCCCAGAGGCTAAAAATAAACGGTCTTTTTATTGTGTCCACAAACACAAAGTCAGGGTGGCCTCTGGTGAAGCCCCCGACGAGTGACCACACAGGAGGCATGCAGGACAACCACGTGCTCCTCTCAGAAGGGACTGCCCTCCTGGGCCTGAGCGGTAGCGGCAAGCAGGGAAGGCTCCAGAGGGGCAGGGCCTGGGTCTGTGGCCTTCCAGGCACGACAAGCAGAACAAGGCAGGGGGCTCAGCGCCCCCAAGCTAGAACACACAGaaaagcccccacccccaccccaccgaCACAGCTAAGGCAGTGCGCCATACAGCCAGGCCCTCAGGGCTCCGTCCAGAAGGGGTTCCCATCCTCGGCCTGCATGGAGTAGTAGACAAAGAGCAGGAAGGCAGCAAAGACCATGAACAGGAGCAACTGGCCCCACAGTGGGACCTGGCCTGGACCCAGCCCAGCCCCTGGGCTCTGCTTTTCAGGCCGGATAGCGCGGCGGGCGAGCCATGAAGGGGTTGCTGAGGATGATGATACTGGGGAGCTGGGGGAAGATGGGAAATAGGACAAGCCTCTGGAAATGCTGGACACTGGGCGGTAATGTGCGATGCTCTGGTAGGGGCTGTCACGGCCGAACAGTTGGCGTTCCCTAGGACAAAGAGGGCAGCTCATAGGGCCAAGAGGCCCAAGAACATGCttgcttggcccctggccctgcCGGCCACTCACCTGTCCTTGCCGTCCTCAAAAGAAAAGAGGCTGTCCTCGCGCACCTGCAGAACAATGGGGGCAAGGCTGATGAGGGTAGCTTGGACAGGAACAGGCCCTGCTCAAACCCAAACCCAACCCTAACAGTAGCTGATGCAGAGTCTGGGCCCTGCCACCTCCTCTTTTTTGCTCCAGGACTGTCAGGCGTGCTCCATCCAGATCCCATCCCAGTCCCTAAGGAGGGGGCTGGCTGGGCAGGTGGGCGTGGTCCCATTTTCTGCACACCCGCTTGTCTGCCCATACAGACCTGGCAGTTGAATGAGTCGGGATCTGCCATGGAGGCGCAGGGCTGGCGGAAGCCCTTGACGGTGCCCACACTCTCGGGCTCTCCGTAGGTCCTGGTGCTCAGGTAACTCTCCTCATAGTAATCATCGTTGTAACCTAGAGAAGAGGGAGGTGCAGCGTGGTGGCCCCCCCCAGAGCCACCCCCACTATGCCGTTGCCAGTCCCAAGGTGTACCCACCAAGGCGGGGGACGGGGGAACCATAGGGCCCCTACCTTTGCTCTGGTAGAGTAATGCATCCTCTTTCTTGGGTAGATCATACATGTCCGAGTCGTCCGAGGCTGAGTGAAGGTTCCAATGGGGGGGGGCAACCTGCTCGGCTCTGTGACCCAGGGCCCCGCCTCCCTCTCAGGCCGCCCACCCCGCCCACCGTTCCCCCCACCCGCTACCCCGCCCTCCCCCATGGCGGTCTCGGGAGGGGGGGCTGGGCCGGGGGGCCTCACCCGAGAGGCGGTAGGAGTATGAAGCCCCTGAGGCGCTGGGGGGCGAGAGCCGCCGCCTCTGCGTCTCGTACTCAAAAATCTTCTTCTCATACAGCTTGCGAGTGGAGCCTGCGGGGACACGACATGGGTCGTGGGTGGGGGCGGCGCGGGGAAGGGCGGCCCGCCACCGCCGCTGCATACCTACGACAGGCCCGTGAGGGATGTTGTACTGGCGAAGCACGGCGGCCAGCTCGGCATCGGACAGCACAGCGTAGTCGTCCATGGCGAGGCTGCCAGGGGCCGGGAGAGCTGCCTGTGCGGCTCGGGAGCGGCTGAGCCCGCGTCACGGTCCCGTCACAACGGCGTCACGGCCGCGGGCCCGAGAGCTGCGCGCGCGGCCCGAGGCGGGCCTAGGCGGACAGAGCAGCCGGCTCAGACCGGTCAGGCCGTGGGAGCGGGGCGGGGCGTGCTCAAGGCCGGGGCGGTGTCGGCACGAGGTGCATGCGCAGAGGGGCGGGGCGGGACCGTTCCCCACCCGCGGGCTCTCCAGCCCGTGAACGTGGGACACAGGCCGGGACCTGCCAGCGGGGCGGGGCTACGGTGGTCGGAGTTCGCGCGCCCCGCCCCGTTCCTGAGGCCTTCGCAGCTCCCTGCCCAGGCAGCCAGTATCTGGGCCTCACTTGCCCTCCTAAACAGCAGCAGCAAGGGGCCTGATCCAACCAAGAGCCGGGGCCCTGGCACTGCCCTGCCGCCAGCAATCTGCGTGAGGGAAACACCTCCCAAGGGCCACCCCTTGACCCCCACACACACTCCGGGTCCCCTGCCCTAGCAAGCTCCAGCGCCTACCTCCCATCTTTCCTCTTTCTCACCCTATCCAGAGGAAATGGGGCACTTGGCCAGGAAGTTAGTCACTCTCCAGGAGCAAGCTGCCTTGCAAGGAGCTGAGCACGCCAATGGGCACTGGCAGAGGGCTCTGAGGGTGGCCCAGACAGAGGGAGGGAGCCCGGTGGCCTCAATGCCCCCAGCAGGCCGTCCAGCTGGAATACTGGACAGCAAAGAGCTTTCTTTCGAAACCACTGGAGCCCCGCTATGACCCCAGAGGCGGGGCCGTGCACATCCAAGAGTAGAATAAGGACTTCTCAGACAAGGGCACCCCAGGACAGGGGCCCACTGAGCCCCGATGCCCTGGCTGCCTGAGGCAGGACCATGTACTATAGAACTGTCCCTTAGAGAAGAAGAGGTGGCAAGCACCAGTTCTAATCTAGCGAGTGGGATGCAGGCCTACCTGGAACCCTGCATGTATAGGCCCAGCCAACAATGAAAATGCAGGTCTCTAGGTGTCAGGAGGGCAGTTGGGGTCTGTCCCTCACTCTGAGGCTCTAGTCTCCAGCCTGTCAGCATCCCTGCCCCTCCCTCCTGAGCATAACAGACATGCTGGGCCCCTGGTCTGCTCAGACAGAGGCAGCCTCATGGGACTATGTAATTGGGCAGGATCCGAGTCCCCAGTCTCTCTCCAAGGCTTTCTTCTGCAGTGTTGGCCCCTGTCCTGGAGGCTTGGTCCTTCTCATGCCACTCCTCCCTCCCATACAGATCCAAGCTGTTTCCTTATGAGGTCAAGGAATTCCAACTTGCCTTCTTCCCATCCTGGCACCTGTCTCAGTGTTCTGCCTTTTGGTGGGGGGCACTCTGCCTTTTATGTCTCCTCACCATCCTAACCACCTGTGAGCTCCCAACAGGTGCAACAGAATGGTGACGTTTCCCATGCCCACCCCGTAAGCACCTGACACCTCAGTGCCCCCACTAATCCCTCCCAACCACCCCAGAAAGCCAGCAAGCCCTTGGCCCTAGAGGTCCTAGGTACCTCCTTGTCATAGAGATGATCTGGGCATTCAAGAAGAATGGAGACACACCCAGGTGTCCTGGGTGCCTTGAGGCATTCATGAAGGACCCCAGCCAGTGGGGCATAGGGCTGTCGTAGGCTGTCCAGAGGAATTGGGACCCAGACCAGGGCAGAGTTCCTTAGGAAGAGTTGACAGACAGGAGCAGACGTTTCTCTGGAACTGCTGACTCAAGGAGCTGCTTCTTTGAGAGGAGTACGGGGAACTTTGGAAAGAAAAGTCCTGCGGGCAAGGATGCATTTCTCTGCTTCAAGAAacatgtgggggccagagcagtggcgcaagcagtaagctgtctgccttgtgcaagctagcctaggatggaccgctgttcgatcccctggcgtcccatatggcccccaatccaggagcaatttctgagcgcatagccaggagtaacccctgagcgtcaccgggtatggtcaaataggaaggaaggaggaaggaaggaaggaaggaaggaaggaaggaaggaaggaaggaaggaagaaaggaagaaaggaagaaaggaagaaaggaagaaaggaagaaaggaagaaaggaaggaaggaaggaaaccagAATGTCCTGGGGAAACAGTTCAAAAGGCTTCATAGGAGAACCATCAGTTCAGTGTCTGGTACTGCATGGCTGGGAGTGGCCCACTGGGAATGACCCCTTAGCAGCTtggagtgtgacccccaaataacaatccatttttttctttttctatggaaAAGAAAGCCTAGGCACTTATCGAGAGTGTGCTCCACCACTGAGCTTCAGCTCCAGCCCTTGGGTCAGAATTGACATCACTTAGGGAGTGAAGCGGTAGCACAGTGCGGAGGAGCCTTGCCTTATCTGCAGATGACCCTGTTCCTATCCTGAGCACCTCATGTTAtctcttgagcctaccaggagtaattcttgagtacagaaccagaggtaagcttgagcactactgggtgtgggccaaacacAAGCTCAAAATGGTAATTGTTATATGATATAAACTTTTTTGGGGAGTccatacccagcaacactcaaaGGTTAccaatggctctgtgctcagaaattactcctggccgccTTGGGGAACATATGATGCTAAGAATTGAATCCGGATCTGTCCCGGGctggcagcaagcaaggcaaatgccctactgttgtgctatcgctccagccccaatatacaactttttttttttttttggtcacacctggcagcactcagggttactcctggctctgagttcagaaattgcttctggtaggtacaggggaccatatgggatgctgggatttgacccaccttccatcctggaccagcagcatgcaaggcaaatgccctacagctgtgctttctCCAGCCCTATATACAACTTTTCAATGGTGTTAAAGATCCTTtggaggggtcagagaaataggaaATAGTACAGGGTAAGTTTTACACTCAGTCAAcctggttccatcctcagcaccatagagaatcccctgagccctgctgggagtgatccatgaacacaggGATAGGAGCATAGACCTGAACACAAGAAGGTGTGTTCCCTAAAACAACATACAAAAGATACTTCAGGGGTTTGAAAGATAATAAACAGACAATACCCAGTTTGATCTgttcctggaaccacatggtcTACATTACCACACAGCTGGGACTAGCCACTGAATACCGCTAGGTATACCCATAACATGGAGCAATCCAACAAAAGGAACTGGCAGGGACGTGCTTTGAAACATGGCTCAAAGAGTAACTGGAGTTACAAGATGATGTTATCATGAGAACGTGCTGAAGGATCCACAGACAGCAGATGGCTTAGCTGGTCACCACCTCTCTGAAGAAATGGCTGCACTATACTCTAGCACAGCTGGTTGTTGCTGGTGTGCTGGCAGTGTCATAGCAGAGAGCATACATGAGAGGTTTGCAGGACTTCTTCCATGAAAGCACTTCCCTGGAAAGTCAGTGCTCTCTGTGTGTatgttatgtatgtatgtatgtatgtatgtatgtatgtatgtatgcatgcatgccaGGGAAGAAGCGAGGACTCAACTATAGATAGGGACCCAAGATGCCAGCCAGCTCCGTGaaccctcccccatcccctgtacTGATGAATCCCCGCCCTACCTGTACCATCTGCCTTTCATCTCAGCCTGCTCATCCTCAAGTGCCAATAGGTGACACCCTGCCCAGGAAGCAGTCAGGGAGCCTTAGGAATTGCCAGGACATCCTACAGTGGGTCAAGATGGAAGGGCAGGTTCAGCAGAACTGGTGAAGGCGGCACTTGGGGCAGGCGACTTGTGTGCAAATCTGGGGGCCTCAAATGCATTGAGCAAGGTGAGCaaccccttctctttctctttcttcccactcTTCCCTCCGTGGTGAGGAGATGAACCAGCAAGTAGAAAGTTTCTGGGCAACCTTGGTCTCAGGGAAAGATCTGGGTGCCAAATGTGTGAGAGTGCTGAATGCAATGAGAGACTTCTAGGGGCTTCAAGTGACACCCACGCCTGGGGAAGTGACATTTGAGCTAAATCTGAAGCTACCAGGAAATGGGCACACAGAAGAGGAAGAGGGCACGCCTGGCAGTGCAAGGGTGTGGCCGCGCCCATCCAATTCACagtctctgggctctgcactgTGCTGTGCACCTCCAGACTGTGGATCATTGACCCTGTACTCCCCAGAACTGTAGGTTTCTGCTGCCTGGCTCAGTGGTATGGGAAAGGCGCCCACACCTGGCTCAGCAAGGCCCTCTACTGAGTGGAAGGGGCTGGGGGCGTCATGTCGCGCCCTCCACCCTGCCTTCGGTGGCCCTGTGGGGTGATGAGCTCATCCCTGAAGGGCGGGTCGCCCAGAGGTCCAGGCGCTGGCTACACGGCGCCCCCGCCCCCCAGCTCCTGCGTGGTTTTACCAATTAAGGCTTTCCTCGCCGGGTCGGGCCGGGCCGAGCCAGGCGTGGGGCGGTGCGCTGGGGGGGGGGTGCGTTTAACAAGAAGGAGGCTGCGGGCGCATTCGCGTGGCTGCGCAGGCACAGCAGCGGGGCCCTGCAACCAGGCGCCACCCCCCGGTCGCGGGCCCCGCACATCGGCAGGTGAGGGCTCGGCGAGCGCCGCTCAGCGGTCACCGCGTTGCTTGTGGACAACTTGCGTGGGCAAGGCAGGTGGAGATGGCCGGGGAGCGAGCGGGCGTGGCTCTGTTCAGAAGCTGTGGAGGGTGCCCTGGAACCGGGAGAGAGAGTCCTGGCGCTGCGCGAGAAGCTGGTGGGCAAATCAGCGGGGTAGCCAGGAGGGCTCTGGGGGAAAGGCGGCCCGGGTGCATGACATGAGCTATGCTCACTGTGGGTGCCCATGAGCTACCTTCACCAGGACTGACATGAAAGCGCTGGAGAACTGGGCATTGTGCGGGCACAGCTTTGAGTGAGTACCACTTGGCAGGATTCTGGGTTAGTGTGCCCCAGGGCACTGGCTACCTAGGTCACAAGAGTGGAGTCCTTAGAAGGGCGCAGCTAGATACACAGCAGGGGCCCTCTTGACAGGACCTGGCACAGTTTAGCTCCCAGTGTCCTATGCATGCCACCATGTCTGCAAAACGGCGGCAGAGACAGCCACCTGCTGCACAGCAGGTGGGCATTTTACTCAGGAAGTGATGGTAGCACCTGCTCCCAGGATTGCCTCACCAGCCTGAAGCTCTACATAGCACCCTACTGTGCTTTGACCAGCTGACGCACCCAATGGGATGGCCTGGTCTCGGGCAtgagggctgggggtggggtgggaccgGGTGTCACTAACATCCAAGAATCCCCAAATAAGGGAAAATATGAAAGTGAGGGATTTGGTCTCCCCCGTACTGCCTGCTGTGGGGTCTTCATGCTGAGGCGCCATCTGCTGGTGAGAGACGCTTTTTCCTCCCCAACTGGACCATGAACCCCACCTACCCCATTTTCCCCACAAAGGGACAGCCTAGAGCAGGATGGCAAGAACGTCAACACCATCCCAACCGATGCCCACTTCCCCTGCTCTCCAGGGCTCAGGCGATCACCCATAGACGTGCTCGGGAACTGGCTTGAAAGCGGGGCCTGGCAGAGAGCATGCTTGTCTAGAGAGCTCCCTGCTACCCTACTCTGACTCTCACACGCGGAAACACAGTTTCGTGCAGGGGTGTAGAAGTGGTCGCCACTGGGGCCTGTGCAGGAGGCTGAGCCCTGCCACGACCGTTGGTGAGCGCACTACATGACAGGAGATGCCCACTGGGCTGCAGATCTGGGTAATGCCGAAATTGGGGCCATGCGAGAAGCAGCCATATTTGGGCATGTGTGTGTGCCCACTTATGAGCTCCCTGGCGCTGGCCTTAACTTGCTCCACTCCAAGTGGCCTGTTGCCCTGCCAAGGAACTGAGCAGGAGGGACAGAGAAAGGCACAGAAAGTGATCTTCTGGGGGAAGTTGGAATGAAGGGAGCAGCTGGATGAGACAGGGGTGTCCATGTAGGGGCTGCAGCGGGGACAGTGTGCCCACCTTGGTTTCCCTGCTTTGCTTTCCTTGTGCCCCCAGTTATGTACCCATCGGTTCATTTCCAACGCCAGCTTCCACTGCCCAGAGATAAGTTCAATAGTGACGGATCCTGCCACAGGAGACTGTCCTGGGGTACCCTTCTCTGGAAGTCCTTATCCTACTTGTGCACGACCCCGCCTCCTGGGTCATAACGGGGCTCCTGGCAGTTTCGAAAGGAGCCTTCTGCTGCCCAGTGTCCCAGCTGGACGGCCTGCTGGGGGCATTGAGGCCACTGGGCTCCCTCCCTCTGTCTGGGCCACCCTCAGAGCCCTCTGCCAGTGCCCATTGGCATGctcagccccttgcaaggcagCTTGCTCCTGGAGAGCGACTAACCTCCTGGCCCAGTGCCCCCATTTCCTCTGGATGGGGTGAGAAGGAGGAAAGGCAGGAGGCAGGCTCTggagcccagcagggccagggCAAGGGGCCTGGGGTGTGGAAAGTCTAGGGGTGGTCCTTGGGAGGTGCTTCCCTCACACAGAGCGCTGAGCCTGGCAGTGCCAGGCCTGGGTTCTTGGTTGGGTCGGGCCTCTTGCCGCTGCTATTCAGGAGGGCGAGTGGGGCCCAGGCCCTGGCTGCCAGGGCAGGGGAGTTGCGGGGGCGTCAGGCACGGGGTGGAACGCTTTGAGGCGGGGCTCATGAGCTTCGACATCCCTTGCAAGGCCCTAGGCAAGGAAAGTCCCTTGTAAGGCGAGCACGCGGGAGGAAGGCGCCCAGCGGTTCAGCACCAGGCGCGCCTCGGTCTTTCTTCGCTGCAGTGCGTCTTGCCGGGCTGCAGCGCGACGCGATGACTGGGCGAATCACAGCCCCCCATTCAGGGCCCCACGACAATCTGCAGGGAGAGCGGGGGTCGAGTCCAAGAGTAGGCTGGGGGGTGGCCCCAGGGGGCATTCCAACgggaggggcggggaggggcCGAGAAGCTCCACCCTGCGTCTCCACCCCACCAGAGCCCCGCCCTTGGCCCCGCCCCCTTCCCGCATTTAAAGGGCTCGCGCTCTCCCTGCAGCTCAACCGCCGCTGTCTGCTTCATCCCTCGCGTGCCTAGGTGCCTGCGACTTTAATTAAAAAGGCCGTCCCCTCGCCTCGGCTCCAGCACCGCCCCTCGGTTCCTCGCGCCTCAAAATGAGTAGCTCCCACTCCCGGGCGGGCCAGAGCGCGGCGGGCGCGGCTCCGAGCACCGAGACGCGAGACGCCGAGATGCCGGCTACCGAGAAGGACCTGGCGGAGGACGCGCCGTGGAAGAAGATCCAGCAGAACACCTTCACGCGCTGGTGCAACGAGCACCTCAAGTGCGTGAGCAAGCGCATCGCCAACCTGCAGACAGACCTCAGCGATGGGCTGCGGCTCATCGCACTGCTCGAGGTGCTCAGCCAAAAGAAGATGCACCGCAAACACAACCAGAGGCCCACCTTCCGCCAGATGCAGCTGGAAAACGTGTCGGTGGCGCTTGAGTTCCTGGACCGGGAGAGCATCAAGCTCGTATCCATTGGTAAGGGCAGGGGCCACCCCGAGGGGCTGGGAGGACCACGGTGGGGGTACTGCCTCGGCCCAAATCTACTAGTCGGTCCCCAAACTCAACTCCCTAGGCGGCCCGATCCCGCAGTGGCCTCGAGAACAAAGGCGCGTGTCAGCGGGTCGAGCGTGTGGACCGCTATGCGCCCCCGCCCGCCGCGCCCGGCTGGCCCGCGCCCAGTCTGAGCTCACATCCTCCGCCGGCCGCGCCCCCTGCCCCTGCGCTGCGGTGGGAGAGGGTCTGGGGGGAGGGGACGGACACTATCCAGGCTCTGGCTCGGCGCCCGACGCCCAGGCCCTGCA from Suncus etruscus isolate mSunEtr1 chromosome X, mSunEtr1.pri.cur, whole genome shotgun sequence includes these protein-coding regions:
- the EMD gene encoding emerin yields the protein MDDYAVLSDAELAAVLRQYNIPHGPVVGSTRKLYEKKIFEYETQRRRLSPPSASGASYSYRLSASDDSDMYDLPKKEDALLYQSKGYNDDYYEESYLSTRTYGEPESVGTVKGFRQPCASMADPDSFNCQVREDSLFSFEDGKDRERQLFGRDSPYQSIAHYRPVSSISRGLSYFPSSPSSPVSSSSATPSWLARRAIRPEKQSPGAGLGPGQVPLWGQLLLFMVFAAFLLFVYYSMQAEDGNPFWTEP